A part of Capsicum annuum cultivar UCD-10X-F1 chromosome 6, UCD10Xv1.1, whole genome shotgun sequence genomic DNA contains:
- the LOC107872783 gene encoding vesicle-fusing ATPase translates to MAGRYGSSAKTMTMTVTNTPAKDLALTNCAYVSPTDLRNFLVPGSKFAYGLLSDAFVLTLAAHDAIPNGQLGLNAIQRRYAKVSTGDAISVSRFVPPEDFNLALLTLDLEFVKKGTKDEQVDAVSLANQVRKRFANQIMTTGQRVTFEYHGIGYIFTVNQATVEGQEKSNIERGMVSADTYIIFEAANSSGIKIVNQREAASSSIFRQKEFNLQSLGIGGLGAEFSDIFRRAFASRVFPPHVTSKLGIKHVKGMLLFGPPGTGKTLMARQIGKMLNGKEPKIVNGPEVLSKFVGETEKNVRDLFADAEQDQRTKGDQSELHVIIFDEIDAICKSRGSTRDGTGVHDSIVNQLLTKIDGVESLNNVLLIGMTNRKDLLDEALMRPGRLEVQVEISLPDENGRLQILQIHTNKMKENSFLSPDVDLQELAARTKNYSGAELEGVVKSAVSYALNRQLSMDDLTKPVDEESIKVTMDDFLHALNEVRPAFGASTDDLERCRLNGIVDCGDRHQHIYRRTMLLAEQVKVSRGSPLITCLLEGPSGSGKTAMAATVGIQSDFPYVKIISAETMIGLSESSKCSQIVKVFEDAYKSPLSIVVLDGIERLLEYVAIGPRFSNLISQTLMVLLKRLPPKGKKILVIGTTSEVGFLDSVGLCDNFSVTYHVPTLKTEDAKKVLQQLNVFSSEDVDSAAEALNDMPIKKLYMVVEMAAQGEHGGTAEAIYSGKEKINISHFYDCLQDIVRY, encoded by the exons ATGGCAGGTCGATATGGTTCATCGGCAAAGACGATGACGATGACGGTAACAAACACGCCGGCGAAAGATCTGGCATTAACAAATTGCGCCTACGTATCTCCTACAGATCTCAGAAACTTCCTTGTACCTGGATCCAAATTCGCATATGGCCTCCTCTCCGATGCTTTCGTTCTCACTCTTGC TGCCCACGATGCTATTCCTAATGGTCAACTTGGTCTTAATGCGATTCAAAGACGCTATGCCAAAGTTTCCACTGGAGATGCTATATCCGTTAGCAG ATTTGTTCCACCCGAGGACTTCAACCTTGCTTTGCTTACCCTTGACTTGGAATTCGTGAAAAAGGGGACCAAAGATGAGCAG GTGGATGCAGTTTCTTTGGCCAATCAAGTTCGCAAAAGATTTGCCAATCAG ATTATGACAACTGGGCAAAGGGTGACATTTGAGTATCATGGCATAGGTTATATATTCACCGTGAATCAAGCTACTGTGGAGGGGCAAGAAAAATCTAATATTGAACGAGGGATGGTTTCAGCTGACACGTACATTATATTTGAAGCCGCAAACTCAAGCGGAATAAAG ATTGTCAACCAGCGGGAAGCTGCTAGCAGCAGCATCTTTAGGCAGAAAGAATTCAATCTTCAGTCATTGGGTATAGGTGGTCTGGGTGCAGAGTTTTCTGATATTTTTCGAAGAGCTTTTGCTTCCAGGGTTTTCCCTCCACATGTGACAAGCAA GCTTGGTATCAAGCATGTTAAGGGGATGCTGCTCTTTGGACCTCCTGGTACAGGAAAGACTCTAATGGCTCGGCAGATTGGAAAAATGCTAAATGGAAAGGAACCTAAG ATTGTCAATGGACCTGAAGTGTTAAGCAAGTTTGTCGGTGAAACTGAAAAAAATGTGAGGGATTTGTTTGCTGATGCTGAGCAAGATCAAAGAACCAAAG GTGACCAAAGTGAACTGCATGTTATCATTTTTGATGAGATTGATGCAATCTGTAAG TCTAGAGGATCAACTAGAGATGGAACTGGTGTGCACGATAGCATTGTTAACCAGCTCCTCACCAAG ATAGATGGTGTGGAATCTCTGAATAATGTTTTGCTCATTGGAATGACAAATAGGAAAGATCTGCTTGACGAAGCACTTATGAG GCCAGGACGACTAGAAGTCCAAGTGGAGATAAGCCTTCCTGATGAAAATGGTCGACTACAAATTCTCCAGATTCATACAAATAAGATGAAAGAgaattcttttctttctcctgaTGTGGACTTGCAAGAACTTG CCGCGCGAACAAAAAATTATAGTGGTGCCGAGCTTGAAGGTGTAGTCAAAAGTGCAGTATCTTATGCATTGAACAGGCAACTAAGCATGGATGATCTTACCAAACCAGTGGACGAGGAGAGTATAAAAGTCACTATGGATGACTTTTTGCATGCCCTTAATGAAGTAAGGCCTGCATTTGGTGCTTCCACTGATGACCTTGAACGGTGCAG ACTTAATGGCATTGTGGATTGTGGTGATCGACATCAACACATTTACAGAAGAACTATGCTATTGGCAGAACAAGTTAAAGTCAGCAGGGGGAGCCCCCTTATTACTTGTCTTCTGGAAGGCCCAAGTGGAAG TGGCAAGACTGCAATGGCAGCAACAGTTGGAATTCAAAGTGATTTTCCCTATGTCAAGATA ATTTCTGCTGAAACTATGATTGGGCTCAGCGAAAGTAGCAAATGTTCTCAGATTGTCAAG GTATTTGAGGATGCATACAAGTCACCACTTAGTATAGTTGTCCTTGATGGGATTGAAAG ACTTCTGGAATATGTTGCAATTGGCCCTCgattttcaaatttgatttctCAAACGCTGATGGTGCTCCTTAAACGGCTTCCTCCAAAG GGTAAAAAGATTCTTGTGATTGGAACTACTAGTGAAGTCGGTTTCTTGGACTCAGTGGGCCTTTGTGATAATTTCTCAGTCACATACCACGTTCCAACACTGAAGACAGAAGATGCCAAGAAG GTGTTGCAACAACTTAATGTCTTTTCAAGCGAGGACGTTGATTCTGCTGCTGAGGCATTAAATGAC ATGCCCATCAAGAAACTATACATGGTCGTTGAAATGGCTGCTCAGGGTGAACATGGCGGGACAGCAGAAGCCATCTATTCTGGCAAAGAGAAGATCAATATCTCACATTTCTATGATTGCCTTCAAGATATTGTTCGATATTGA